The Streptomyces tubercidicus DNA segment TGGTGGTCCACAGCTTCACCCCGTCGAGCACATAGTCCGTACCGTCCGGCACCGCCATGGTCGCCAGCCGGGCCGGGTCCGAGCCGACATCGGGCTCGGTCAGCAGGAAGGCCGAGATGTCCGTACGGGCGCAGCGCGGCAGGAAGGTTTCCTTCTGCTCCTTGGTGCCGAACAGCTTCAGCGGCTGCGGTACGCCGATCGACTGATGCGCGGACAGCAGTGCGCCGATGGCGGGGCTGGCGGTGCCGGCCAGGGACAGTGCGCGGTTGTAGTAGACCTGGGTGAGGCCGAGGCCGCCGTACTTGGGGTCGATCTTCATGCCCAGCGCGCCGAGCGCCTTGAGCCCGTCCACGGTTTCGTCCGGGATCTGCCCCTCGCGCTCGATCCGGGCGCTGTCGACCTCGTTCTCGCAGAACTCGCGCAGCGTGGCGAGGAACTTCTCACCGCGGCGTACGTCGTCGACCGCGGGGGTGGGGTGCGGATGGATGAGGTCGAGCCGGAAGCGCCCCAGGAACAGTTCCTTGGCGAAGCTGGGCTTGCGCCAGTCCTGCTCGCGGGCCGCCTCGGCGACCTGGCGTGCTTCGCGCTCGGAAACGTTGCGGATGGATGGAGCGGTCATCAGGAGCTCACCTCGCCGCTGGGTCGGGAGTTCAGCGCCGGCGGGCCGGTCGGCCGCTGGACAGCGCTACTTGTGAGAGTTACCCGATCCGGGCGGGTTGCACCACTGGAGCTACCGGACGCGGGCGAGTGTTCGGGCCACCGGGCACCAAGGGGGCTCTGCGCCCCGGCACCGGACCGGGTCGTCCGGCCGCCCTCCGCCCTTCGGGGGGTGCGGCATACCGCGATCGTGGTACGCCTGGCGGTCTCTCCCCTCCGGGGTACCGCCGCGGCTCCCCCTCAGACAGGAGGAGACGGACGGGGCGCGTCCCGTACGGTCAAGATCCGGCACGGCGGGGAGACCGGTGCCGGAAACGGGGGACGCGGCGCGCTCCGGAAACAGGGTGCCGGAGCGCGCCGCGTCGAGGCCGGCGCCGGGGGCGGGCCGGCCGGGGCCCGGACGGCGATACGGCCCGGGGAGGGCCGCCGCTGTCCACCGGTCCGGGCCGGGTGTTACAGGGCCAGTCCGGTGAGGACCATGACCCGCTCGTAGGTGTAGTCGTCCATCGCGAAGCGCACGCCCTCGCGGCCTACACCGGACTGCTTGACGCCGCCGTACGGCATCTGGTCGGCGCGGTAGGACGGCACATCGCCGACGATCACGCCACCGACCTCCAGCGCGCGGTGGGCGCGGAACGCGGTCTGCACGTCATGGGTGAACACGCCCGCCTGGAGGCCGAACTTGGAGTCATTGACGGCCGCGAAGGCCGCCGCCTCCCCGTCGACCTTCTTGAGCGTGAGCACCGGGCCGAAGACCTCTTCGCAGGCCAGGGTGGCGCCGTCGGGCACGTCCTCCAGCACGGTCGGCGCGTAGGAGGCGCCGTCGCGCTTGCCGCCCGCGAGCAGCTTCGCGCCGCGCTCCACGGCCTCGTCGACCCAGGACTCGACGCGCTTGGCGGCGTCCTCGTTGACCAGCGGGCCGACCTCAGTCGCGTCGTCCGACGGGTCGCCGGTGACCTGCGCCCCGACGGCCGCGACGATCTTCGGCACCAGCCGGTCGTACACGGACGCGTCCGCGATGACCCGCTGCACCGAGATGCAGGACTGGCCGCCCTGGTAGTTGGAGAAGGTGGCGATGCGCTGCGCCGCCCAGTCCAGGTCCGCCTCGGAGGAGTAGTCCGGCAGGACGACCGCCGCGCCGTTGCCGCCGAGCTCCAGGGTGCAGTGCTTGCGCGGCACCGAGTCCAGGATCGCGTAGCCGACCGTCTCGGAACCCGTGAAGGAGACGACGGGCAGCCGCTCGTCCTGCACCAGGGCCGGCATCCGGTCGTTGGGCACCGGGAGGATCGACCAGGAACCGGCCGGCAGCTCGGTCTCGGCCAGCAGCTCGCCGATGAGCAGACCGGAGAGCGGGGTGGCCGGGGCGGGCTTGAGGATGATCGGGGCGCCGGCCGCGATGGCCGGGGCGACCTTGTGGGCGCAGAGGTTCAGCGGGAAGTTGAACGGGGCGATGCCCAGGACCGTGCCGCGCGGGAAGCGGCGGGTCAGCGCGAGGCGGCCGGCGCCACCGGCGTCGGTGTCCAGGCGCTGCGCCTCGCCCCCGTTGAAGCGGCGGGCCTCCTCGGCGGCGAAACGGAACACGGAGACGGCGCGGCCGACCTCGCCGCGCGCCCACTTCATGGGCTTGCCGTTCTCGGCGGAGATCAGCTGCGCGATCTCCTCCGTCCGCTCCACCAGGCGGCGGTGCACATGGTCCAGCGCGGCCGCCCGTACGTGCGCGGGGGTCGCGGCGAGCTCGTCCTGGACGGCGACGGAGGCGGCGACGGCCTCTTCGACCTGCGCCTCGGTGGGGACGCTCACCGTGCCGACGAGACGTCCGTCCCAGGGGGAGGTGACATCGAAGGTGGCCTCACCGGTGGCCTCACGGCCGGCGAGCCAAAAGGCGGTGGGGGCTGCATCAGTGGGGATCGGCACAGTGGAACCCGGCCCTTCAGAAGTGGTGGGTGGTGCGCATGGCGCGGGGAGCGTCGCTGCGGTGGTGACTCTGCCCCCACGGTAGGGGTGCGGCGCCGTCGTGGCGTTTGTCCGAAGCGGAGTAATCCGTGCGGGCGTCTCTCCGTGGTGGAGGGGGTGTGGGGGCGGGTCGGGGGCCTGCCCCCGCGCGGCAGGAGGAGGGCGCCCCGCCCTCACTCCCCCTGGGGCGCCGAGGTCGCCTTGAGGGCGAGCCAGAGCTCCATCCGTACGTCCGCGTCGTCCAGGGAGCGCCCCAGGATCTCCTCGACCCGCCGCATCCGATAGCGCAGGGTGTGGCGGTGCACCCCCAGGTCGGCGGCGGCTGCGTCCCACTGGCCGTGCCGGGCGAGCCAGGCGCGCAGCGAGGCCACCAGATCGCCGCGGCCGGTCGCGTCGTGCTCGCGCAGCGCCCGCAGCAGCCCGTCCGCGAAGGCCCGGACCGCGTCGTCGGCGAGCAGCGGGAGCACGGACCCGGCCGCCACGTCCTCGTGCTCGACCAGTGCGCGGCCGCGCCGCCGCGCCACCGACAGCGCCTGTTCGGCCTGGCGGTAGGCGTTGGCGGCGGCGATCGGCCCGGTCGGCGCCGACAGCCCGACGGCCACCCACGCGCCGTCGGCCGGCTCCGCCCCGCCGGACCGGCCCGCCCGGCCCCGCGCCCGCGGCTGTGTTCCGGAGCGGGCCCCGGCCTCGGCGGCGTACGCGGCACAGGCGTCCGCGGCCGCCCCGCCGTCCGCGACCAGCACGATCAGCCGGGTGCCGTCCGGGACGGCGAGCACCGCCTCACCGGTCCGCGCGGCCGCGGAGTCCATCGCGTCGGCGAGCGCATCGAGCACCCCCGCGCCCCCGGCCCCGGCCCCCGTGGCCCCGCCCGATGACGGCTCCTCACCGGCCACCGGCTCGGCGACCACCACCCGGAACGGCGCGTCCAGCAGCCCGCCGTAGAGCCGCCCGGCCACCGCCCGCGCATGGTCCGGCTCCCCCGCGAGCAGCATCTTCAGCACCGCGTCGCCCAGCCGCTGCTCGGCGTCCTGCAGCGCCCGGGACCGCTCGGTGGTCAGGGTGAGCAGCGCGACCGCCGAGTGCACGGCATAGCGCGCGGCCGTGCCGAGCGGCGCGGCGGTGCCCACCGCGAGCACCCCGCGGGCCCGGCGCCCGGTGCCCAGCGACTGGAGCTCGACGCGGTCGTCGCCGTCGGTGTCGCTGACGACCGAGCTGGCCGGGGCGGGCCGCTCCCGCAGCCGCGCGACGTCCTCGGTCAGCCGGGCGGCGCGGCGGGCGGCCCAGTCGGGGGCGGCGGCCACCACCGCGCCCGACGCGTCGTAGAGCGCGGCCCAGCCGTCCAGATGCGCCGCCAGCCGGGCCAGCAGCTCGGCCGGCCCCTCGGCACCGAGCGCCGCCCGGGTCAGCTCCCGCTGCGCCTCGAACCCGGCCGTCACCGCGCGGTACTGGTCGGCGGCGACGGCCGCCGACACCGCCTTGCTGATCGCGATGAACGGCGTCCTGCGCGGCACCCCGAGCAGCGGCAGCCCCTGCTCCCTGGCCGCGTCGACCAGCGCCCGCGGCACCCCCTCGTAGTTGACCCCGGCCGCGAACCCCAGCCCGACGACACCGGCCTCCGCGATCCGCCGCACATACCTCCGGGTCGCCTCCGGATCCTCCGCGTCCAGCTTGAGCGCGGTGATCAGCAGCAGCTCCCCGCCCTCCATATAGGGCACCGGATCGATCAGCTCACTCGCATGCGCCCAGCGCACCGGCGCGTCCAGCCGCTCCTCGCCCGCGAGCACGGTCAGCTTGAGCGCGGTGTGACTGACCAGGGAAGCCAGGGTGTGCGGCATGGAACCTTCGCAACATCGACGACGAGGGACGCCCGCCGGACAACCGGCCACGAACCGGCCGATGCCCACCCGACACCCGATGATTTACGCCGCCTCGTATGAACGGCCACCCCCGATTCTGCCTCAGCGGAGGAATCGGGGGGACCCCACCACTTCCCGCACAAGCACCACCGCCCCGTCGCCCCGCCGGTCAGGACCGCAGGTCGACCAGCACCGGCGGAGCGTGCTCCCCGCCCACCGAGGTCACCGACAGCACCGCATGCCCGGCCGGCACCGAGTTGGCCAGATCGGAAGCGGACCAGCGCTCCCGCTCGACGGTGCGGACGGTGACGGCTTTGGCGGTGGCCGCCTTGCCGGTGACCAGTTGGCGCACCATATGGAACGCCTTTCCCGCGGCACTCTCCGCAATGATCTGACGGTCCGTCACATCCCGGGTCTCCACCCACTCCTTGCCCCACACCTCGGCGAACCGAGCGCCGTCCCAGGTCGTGACGCCCGCGAAGGCCATCCGGCAGCCGACCGCACCGAGCAGCGCACCGCGCAGCGCGTCGGGGACCTCATCCAGGGAACGCAGGGTCAGTACCGCGCCGGCATTCGCCGAGCGCAGCCGTTGCAGCCCGCGCAGCGCCTCCGCGGTGATGGTGTGCGCGGCCTCGTCGATGACCAGACAGGCGAACAGCGAGCGGTCACCACGGGCCACCGCGGACTCGGTGAACTGCGCGAGGACCAGCCGGGCGAGGATCCGCGAAGCCTCCGTGTGTCCGCGCTCCGGCAGTTCGATGCGGACCCTCAGAGGGTGGTCGAGGGACCGCAGGGAGACCTGGCGGGTGGTTCCCGTGGGGTCGAAGAAGGCGGCGAACGCGGGCCGGTCGAGCAGCGCGATGCGGTCGGCGAGCAGTACGGCGACATCACCGGGACGGTCCGACTGGCGTACGCGGGCGTCCAGTTCGCGCAGCAGGGTGGCGGCGCCGGTGTCCTCCAGCGCGGTGCGCAGTGCGGCCAGCGCCCGGGGCGCGCCGTCCAGCAGTTCGCGCAGTTCGGGCACCGTGGGGAAGCGGTCGTGGGCGGCCCGGAAGGGGCCGAGCAGCTGGGACAGCGCCGTCGCGGCGCGTCGGCTGTCACCGCCGGGCAGCTGCTCGGCAAGGTCTCCGACCAGCGCCTCGGCGAGGATTCCGGACGCCTCGTCAGGGTCGGTGGTGCCGCCGTAGAGGTCGAGGTCGCACTCCGGGTCCGGGCGGCCGACCCGGACCACCACATCGAACGCGTCATCCGGCCCGAGATCCGATCCCGCCGGGCCGACGGCGATCACCGCGCACTGCCCGGCCAGCGCCTGCAGACACATCGACTCGACGACCGGCTTGACGAGGCGGGTGGTCTTGCCGCTTCCGGCGGGGCCCACGGCCAGCAGCGACGTGCCCAGCACCTCGGGCGACAGCGCGCTGCCCGCTCCGCGGTGCCGGTACGGGTTCCGCGGGTGTTCGGCGGCGGTACCGATCCGGACCTGGTGGGCGAGCAGATCGTGGTGGGCGGCCCTGCGGGGCAGATCGCGCCGCCCCGAAGGGTGCGCACAGGCGGCCGCGCCGTGCCGGAGCACGGTGTCGGTGAAGGAGGCGAGGGAGTTCTTGCCGGACCGCACCGACTGCCAGGCACGTTCGATCCTGGCCACGTCGACATCGTTCATCCGGCCGGTGCGCGCCTCGGCCGCGAGCTGGTCGGCGGCATCGGCGGCGCCATGGGAACGCAGCTCGGGCCACAGCGCCCGGTCGGCGGCGGGCTCGGGCCTGGGGGCCGGGGCGCTCCTGCGGCGGAAAACGGGGAGCAGGTACCGGCGTACCAGCTCCGCCCACCGGCCCAGGCGCCCGAAGACGATCACCAGGCCGGCGATCCACAGGCCGTAATAGACGCGGGAGGCGATGGCATAGGCGAGCTGGTCGCCGGAGGTGGCGCCGAGCGCCCAGGAGTCGGGGAGCAGGACGGCCAGGGGCCAGCCCCAGTACGGCCCGAGATAGCCGTTCCACAACAACGACCACAGCAGCCACCCGCACAGGAACGAGATCACCGCCCCGCTGATCAGCTGCCGTCCGGGAACCCGGTCGGGCTCCTCCGCCGCCCGGGGCCGGTGGCCGTACGTCCAGATCCCGGGTGCGGCGGAAGGGCGCGGGGTGCGCAGCCAGCCCAGCAGCGGCGCTTCGGCGGCGGGGCCGGTGGGCGCGGTGGCGGGCATGGCCGGCACGGCGGGCGGGGCGGCGGGTGGTGGCGGGGTGTGCGGCGCCGCGGCCGGTGGGGCGGGGGGTGCCGCGGGGCGCGGCACCGTGGGTTCGGACCGGTGCGCTCCGCCGGACTGTTGGGGAGCGGTGTGCTGTGCGTCGTGCGTGCCCTCGGTGTCCATCCGGTGCCCCTTGTCCCCCTTGAGCCGTGGCCTGGTGTGTGGTGCGGCGCGGCCGGGGCAGGCCGGCCGCGATGGTGTGGGTGTGTCCGCCCGGTTGCCGGGCGGGCCGCCGTTCAATCTACTGGCCGTGGGCCGTCGCTATGTCCGGTGCGGACAACGCAACACGCGCACTTCTCCCGAACGGAACATGCCAGACCCGCCCGGCCGCCCCTAGCCTGCGAGAACAACACCTGTGTACGTCCCGTTCCACCCACCAGGAGACTGTCATGACCGAACTGTCCGGAGGCCCCGCCCTCGCCCAGGAGCGTCGCGTCGTCACCGCGATCCCCGGCCCGAAGTCGCAGGAGCTGTGGGCCCGTAAGCAGGCCACGGTGGCCGGTGGTGTCGGCGCCGTGCTGCCCGTGTTCGTCAAGCGCGCGGGCGGTGGCGTCCTGGAGGACGTGGACGGCAACTCCCTGATCGACTTCGGCTCCGGGATCGCGGTGACCTCGGTCGGCAACAGCGCGGAGGCGGTCGTCCGCCGGGCCACCGCGCAGCTCGCGGCCTTCACCCACACCTGTGCCATGGTGGCGCCGTACGAGCCGTACATCGAGGTCTGTGAGCAGCTGGCCGAGCTGACGCCGGGCGACCACGCGAAGAAGTCGGCGCTGTTCAACTCGGGCGCGGAGGCCGTGGAGAACGCCGTCAAGATCGCGCGGGTGTACACCAAGCGGCAGGCCGTGGTGGTGTTCGACCACGGCTACCACGGCCGGACGAACCTGACGATGGCGCTCACCTCCAAGAACATGCCCTACAAGCAGGGCTTCGGACCGTTCGCGCCGGAGATCTACCGCGTCCCGGTGGCCTACCCCTTCCGCTGGCTGACCGGCCCGGAGAACTGCGCGCAGGAGGCCGCCGACCAGGCCATCTCGCAGATCACCAAGCAGATCGGCGCGGAGAACGTCGCGGCGATCATCATCGAGCCGGTGCTCGGCGAGGGCGGCTTCATCGAGCCCGCCAAGGGCTTCCTCCCGGCGATCGCGAACTTCGCGAAGGAGAACGGGATCGTCTTCGTCGCGGACGAGATCCAGTCCGGCTTCTGCCGCACCGGCCAGTGGTTCGCGTGCGAGGACGAGGGCATCGTCCCGGACCTGATCACCACGGCCAAGGGCATCGCCGGCGGTCTGCCGCTGGCGGCCGTCACCGGGCGCGCGGAGATCATGGACGCGGCGCACGCGGGCGGCCTGGGCGGCACCTACGGCGGTAACCCGGTGGCCTGCGCGGCGGCGCTGGGCTCGATCGAGACCATGCGCGAGCAGGACCTGAACGCCAAGGCCCGCCGGATCGGCGAGGTCATGACGGCCCGTCTGCACGCGATCGCGGAGAAGTACGACATCATCGGCGAGGTCCGCGGCCGCGGCGCGATGATCGCGATCGAGCTGGTCAAGTCCGGTTCCAAGGAGCCGAACCCGGAGGCCACCGGCGCCCTCGCCAAGGCCTGCCACCAGGAGGGCCTGCTGGTGCTGACGACCGGTACGTACGGCAATGTGCTGCGCTTCCTGCCGCCGCTGGTCATCGGTGAGGACCTGCTCAACGAGGGGCTGGACATCCTCGAAGGCGCCTTCGCCACGCTCTGAGCGACAGCGGCGGCGGCTTCGCGGGAGGAACCCGGGCGCGGCCCGGGGCACGGCTGAGGTCGTGTCCCGGGCCGCGCCCCGTTCCGGGCCGGTGTGCGCGCCCCCGTCCGCCCCCCAACTGTCCCTATTTCTGTACTCATTTCCGTATGGACGCGCGTAGCTGGAGACATGGCGTGAAGAAGATGTGCGGGGCCGATGGCGGCCGGGTGATGCGGCTGTCGGGTGCGCTCGCCGTGCCGTACGGTTTCTGCAGATGAGAGAAACACCCCGCTCGCAGGGGACTGCGGGCGACGCCCGGTCGGCGCTTCCCCGGCTCCGATCAGGCCGTGCCCTCGCGCACGACACCGGAACCCCCGGTTCCGGGAATCCTCACCGATCGGATGTCCGCCCGCCCCATACCCCCCGGGGCGCGCGGGACACCGGTCAACGCGGCCGCCTCGGAACCACCCCCCCTGTTCCGAGGCGGCCGACCCCTTTTCCGGGCTCCCCGGGCCCGTCCGGCGACGGCTCCCGGCGCCTCTCCCCGTGGTGGATCTGTGCCCTCGGCGCGCTGCTGTTCGCCGCGCTCACCTGGCAGGTGGCGGACCACGGCCCGCTGCGCACCCTCGACGAACGCCTCGGCCGCGCCCTGGCCAGTGGCGAACTCCCCGCCGGGCCCGCCGAGTTCGCTGCCGATCTCGGCAATACGGCCGTGGCGCTGCCGGTGTTGTGCGTGGTCATGGTGTGGGCGGGGTGGCAGGAGTGGCGCGGCAGGAGCGTGGCGGCGCCCGGCGAGGGTGCCCCGGTGCGGTGGTGGCTGCCGCCGCTCGCCGCGGGCCTCACCCTGGCCGCGGTGCCCGCGCTGGTCGTCCCGCTCAAGCTCTGGCTCGCCCGGCCGGGCCCGCCGCAGATGGCGGGAGGTGCGCACGACGGCTTCTACCCGTCGGGCCATGGCGCCACGGCGGCGGCGGCGTACGGGGTGGCCGGGCTGCTGGTGATGCGCGGTGTGCGGAGGACGCGGAGGATGCGGGGGACGCGGGCGGGCCGCCCGGGTGGCCGGCCCGTCGCGCCGGTGGTCCGCCTGGTCACGCCAGCGGTCGTGGCCGCGGTGGCGCTGCTCAACGGAGCCGTCGGCCTCGGTCTGGTGCGTCGCGGCTATCACTGGCCGTTGGACGTCCTCGGCAGCTGGTGCCTGGCCGGGGTACTGCTCGGGCTGTGGTGTGTGGTCTGCGACCGGTGGTCGGAGGCGGGGGCGGGCGGAGCCGGGCGGGCGCCGACCCCTGACCACCGCGCGGGGCCCTGACCGGCGCACGAGGCCCTGACCGGCGCCGTCGCCCCCGACCACCGCACGGGGGCGGACGGCTGCCGACCGCCCGCCCCCGCCGCGTCCGGTGTCAGCTGTCGAAGCCCAGCCCCACCTTGTCCATGGCCTTCAGCCACAGATTGCGGCGGCCGCCGCGGGTGTCGGCCTGTGTCATCGACCACTGGGTGATCCCGATGCCGGCCCAGCGCAGCGGCTCGGGCGGGAACGGCAGCGGCTTGCTGCGGACCATCTCCAGCTGCGTCCGCTCGGTGCGCTCGCCGGACAGCAGGTCCAGCATCACCTCGGCGCCGAAGCGGGTGGACCCCACGCCGAGGCCGGTGTAGCCGGCCGCGTAGGCGACCCGGCCGGCGTGTGCGGTGCCGAAGAACGCGGAGAAGCGGGAGCAGGTGTCGATCGCGCCGCCCCAGGTGTGGGTGAAGCGCAGCCCTTCCAGCTGCGGGAAGCAGCGGAAGAAGTGCCGGGCGAGCTTCTCGTACGTGGCGGGGTGGTGGTCGTACTCGGCCCGGACGCCGCCGCCGTAGCGGTAGACGATGTCGTAGCCGCCCCACAGGATGCGGTTGTCCTCGGTGATCCGGAAGTAGTGGAAGTGGTTGTTGGAGTCCGACAGGCCCTGGCGGTTCTTCCAGCCGATGGCGGCGAGCTGTTCGTCCGAGAGCGGCTCGGTCATCAGGGCGTGGTCGTAGACCGGGACGATGTACGGGCGGATCCGCTTGACCAGGGACGGGAAGGCGTTGGTGCCGAGCGCGACATGGCGGGCGAAGACCCGGCCGTAGGGCGTACGGACGGCCATGCCGACGCCGTCGGAGGCCAGGTCGGTGGCGGGGGTGCGCTCGTAGATGCGGACCCCGAGGCCGAGGCAGGCCCGCTTCAGGCCCCAGGCGAGCCGGGCCGGGTTGATCATGGCGACGCCGTCGCGGTCCCACAGTCCGGCGCGGAAGGTCGGCGAGTCGACCTGGGCGCGCAGCTCGTCCTCGTCGAGGAAGGTGTGCCGGTCCAGGCCGATTCCGGCGGCGTCCTCGGCGAACTCCTTGAGTTCGGCGATCTGGTGCGGCTCGGTGGCGATATCGATCTCGCCGGTGCGCTCGAAGGCGCAGTCGATGTCGTAGCGGGCGACGGCCTCCTCGATGGCGTCGAGGTTGCGGATGCCGAGCTCTTCGAGGGTGGCGAGTTCACCGGGCCAGCGGGCCAGGCCGTTGCCGAGGCCATGGGTGAGGGAGGCGGCGCAGAAGCCGCCGTTGCGCCCGGAGGCCGCCCAGCCGATCTCGGCGCCCTCGACGAGGACGACATCGCGCTGCGGGTCGCGCTCCTTGGCGATCAGCGCGGTCCACAGGCCCGAGTATCCGCCGCCGACGACGAGCAGATCGCAGGTCTCGTCGCCGACGAGGGCGGGCCGGGCGGCCGGCCGGCCCGGGTCGGCCAGCCAGAACGGCGTGGGTTCGGCGTCCGCGAGCGCGTGCGCGGCGGACGGGGTCATGGCAGCTCGTGCCATGGTTCTCAGCTCCTCTTGCTCCTCTTGCGGCGGGCCCCGGCCAGCTGGCCGACGATGACACACACCACGGCGACCAGGAACATCGCCGTGCCGATGACGTTGATCTGAACGGGCGTGCCACGCTGCGCCGATCCCCAGACGAACATGGGGAAGGTCACCGTGGAGCCGGCGTTGAAGTTGGTGATGATGAAGTCGTCGAAGGACAGGGCGAAGGAGAGCAGCGCGCCGGCCGCGATGCCGGGGGCGGCGATCGGCAGCGTGACCCGGAGGAAGGTCTGGAGGGGGGACGCGTAGAGGTCCTGGGCGGCCTGTTCCAGACGCGGGTCCATGCTCATCACCCGGGCCTTGACGGCGGTGACGACGAAGCTCAGACAGAACATGATGTGGGCGATGAGGATCGTCCAGAAGC contains these protein-coding regions:
- a CDS encoding aldehyde dehydrogenase family protein, coding for MPIPTDAAPTAFWLAGREATGEATFDVTSPWDGRLVGTVSVPTEAQVEEAVAASVAVQDELAATPAHVRAAALDHVHRRLVERTEEIAQLISAENGKPMKWARGEVGRAVSVFRFAAEEARRFNGGEAQRLDTDAGGAGRLALTRRFPRGTVLGIAPFNFPLNLCAHKVAPAIAAGAPIILKPAPATPLSGLLIGELLAETELPAGSWSILPVPNDRMPALVQDERLPVVSFTGSETVGYAILDSVPRKHCTLELGGNGAAVVLPDYSSEADLDWAAQRIATFSNYQGGQSCISVQRVIADASVYDRLVPKIVAAVGAQVTGDPSDDATEVGPLVNEDAAKRVESWVDEAVERGAKLLAGGKRDGASYAPTVLEDVPDGATLACEEVFGPVLTLKKVDGEAAAFAAVNDSKFGLQAGVFTHDVQTAFRAHRALEVGGVIVGDVPSYRADQMPYGGVKQSGVGREGVRFAMDDYTYERVMVLTGLAL
- a CDS encoding PucR family transcriptional regulator, translated to MPHTLASLVSHTALKLTVLAGEERLDAPVRWAHASELIDPVPYMEGGELLLITALKLDAEDPEATRRYVRRIAEAGVVGLGFAAGVNYEGVPRALVDAAREQGLPLLGVPRRTPFIAISKAVSAAVAADQYRAVTAGFEAQRELTRAALGAEGPAELLARLAAHLDGWAALYDASGAVVAAAPDWAARRAARLTEDVARLRERPAPASSVVSDTDGDDRVELQSLGTGRRARGVLAVGTAAPLGTAARYAVHSAVALLTLTTERSRALQDAEQRLGDAVLKMLLAGEPDHARAVAGRLYGGLLDAPFRVVVAEPVAGEEPSSGGATGAGAGGAGVLDALADAMDSAAARTGEAVLAVPDGTRLIVLVADGGAAADACAAYAAEAGARSGTQPRARGRAGRSGGAEPADGAWVAVGLSAPTGPIAAANAYRQAEQALSVARRRGRALVEHEDVAAGSVLPLLADDAVRAFADGLLRALREHDATGRGDLVASLRAWLARHGQWDAAAADLGVHRHTLRYRMRRVEEILGRSLDDADVRMELWLALKATSAPQGE
- a CDS encoding ATP-binding protein, producing MDTEGTHDAQHTAPQQSGGAHRSEPTVPRPAAPPAPPAAAPHTPPPPAAPPAVPAMPATAPTGPAAEAPLLGWLRTPRPSAAPGIWTYGHRPRAAEEPDRVPGRQLISGAVISFLCGWLLWSLLWNGYLGPYWGWPLAVLLPDSWALGATSGDQLAYAIASRVYYGLWIAGLVIVFGRLGRWAELVRRYLLPVFRRRSAPAPRPEPAADRALWPELRSHGAADAADQLAAEARTGRMNDVDVARIERAWQSVRSGKNSLASFTDTVLRHGAAACAHPSGRRDLPRRAAHHDLLAHQVRIGTAAEHPRNPYRHRGAGSALSPEVLGTSLLAVGPAGSGKTTRLVKPVVESMCLQALAGQCAVIAVGPAGSDLGPDDAFDVVVRVGRPDPECDLDLYGGTTDPDEASGILAEALVGDLAEQLPGGDSRRAATALSQLLGPFRAAHDRFPTVPELRELLDGAPRALAALRTALEDTGAATLLRELDARVRQSDRPGDVAVLLADRIALLDRPAFAAFFDPTGTTRQVSLRSLDHPLRVRIELPERGHTEASRILARLVLAQFTESAVARGDRSLFACLVIDEAAHTITAEALRGLQRLRSANAGAVLTLRSLDEVPDALRGALLGAVGCRMAFAGVTTWDGARFAEVWGKEWVETRDVTDRQIIAESAAGKAFHMVRQLVTGKAATAKAVTVRTVERERWSASDLANSVPAGHAVLSVTSVGGEHAPPVLVDLRS
- the gabT gene encoding 4-aminobutyrate--2-oxoglutarate transaminase: MTELSGGPALAQERRVVTAIPGPKSQELWARKQATVAGGVGAVLPVFVKRAGGGVLEDVDGNSLIDFGSGIAVTSVGNSAEAVVRRATAQLAAFTHTCAMVAPYEPYIEVCEQLAELTPGDHAKKSALFNSGAEAVENAVKIARVYTKRQAVVVFDHGYHGRTNLTMALTSKNMPYKQGFGPFAPEIYRVPVAYPFRWLTGPENCAQEAADQAISQITKQIGAENVAAIIIEPVLGEGGFIEPAKGFLPAIANFAKENGIVFVADEIQSGFCRTGQWFACEDEGIVPDLITTAKGIAGGLPLAAVTGRAEIMDAAHAGGLGGTYGGNPVACAAALGSIETMREQDLNAKARRIGEVMTARLHAIAEKYDIIGEVRGRGAMIAIELVKSGSKEPNPEATGALAKACHQEGLLVLTTGTYGNVLRFLPPLVIGEDLLNEGLDILEGAFATL
- a CDS encoding phosphatase PAP2 family protein encodes the protein MADHGPLRTLDERLGRALASGELPAGPAEFAADLGNTAVALPVLCVVMVWAGWQEWRGRSVAAPGEGAPVRWWLPPLAAGLTLAAVPALVVPLKLWLARPGPPQMAGGAHDGFYPSGHGATAAAAYGVAGLLVMRGVRRTRRMRGTRAGRPGGRPVAPVVRLVTPAVVAAVALLNGAVGLGLVRRGYHWPLDVLGSWCLAGVLLGLWCVVCDRWSEAGAGGAGRAPTPDHRAGP
- a CDS encoding NAD(P)/FAD-dependent oxidoreductase — its product is MARAAMTPSAAHALADAEPTPFWLADPGRPAARPALVGDETCDLLVVGGGYSGLWTALIAKERDPQRDVVLVEGAEIGWAASGRNGGFCAASLTHGLGNGLARWPGELATLEELGIRNLDAIEEAVARYDIDCAFERTGEIDIATEPHQIAELKEFAEDAAGIGLDRHTFLDEDELRAQVDSPTFRAGLWDRDGVAMINPARLAWGLKRACLGLGVRIYERTPATDLASDGVGMAVRTPYGRVFARHVALGTNAFPSLVKRIRPYIVPVYDHALMTEPLSDEQLAAIGWKNRQGLSDSNNHFHYFRITEDNRILWGGYDIVYRYGGGVRAEYDHHPATYEKLARHFFRCFPQLEGLRFTHTWGGAIDTCSRFSAFFGTAHAGRVAYAAGYTGLGVGSTRFGAEVMLDLLSGERTERTQLEMVRSKPLPFPPEPLRWAGIGITQWSMTQADTRGGRRNLWLKAMDKVGLGFDS